Proteins from a single region of Juglans microcarpa x Juglans regia isolate MS1-56 chromosome 5S, Jm3101_v1.0, whole genome shotgun sequence:
- the LOC121267921 gene encoding LOW QUALITY PROTEIN: E3 ubiquitin-protein ligase APD2-like (The sequence of the model RefSeq protein was modified relative to this genomic sequence to represent the inferred CDS: inserted 2 bases in 2 codons): MAEPDQGTSTASSSSSAIRRESSSNAASSSSSSQVRVAEDYRDQHQLQFRHPELEPPQIGMSYRGNTNPLAFDDASTVIGDDAWSCIIVLLTFWFFVSMTLIXGVYGPANLSLGPNSSLLLQPNPXFVQSIKVEELNESAVGPMLYGFYKTPPLDSVTTWSETRNVSIQVDSYQEWVYFLNEGSQINISYSVNSPSSSVFLIIAEGNEGLAQWLEDPTYPNTTLSWNLIHGNGMITQEIFKPSSYYVALGNLNTEKVEVLLNLRVEAYLYNTTESYYKCSFTGGLCDLGILFPNGNAAVLTSPSTEQGKTSDEWQVKLSYGPRWATYIVGIGVMSMLMFLAFNFLNKFQFTHERRRDVQYGEVGSERAPLLSYKDDDLSSWGSSYDSLSHDEDDIEDFLALGAPGKSLGDGENRNNTRRLCAICFDAPRDCFFLPCGHCVACFACGTRIAEAAGTCPVCHRNMKKVRMIFTV, encoded by the exons ATGGCAGAACCAGATCAGGGGACAAGTAcagcttcctcttcttcttcggcGATTCGTAGGGAGTCTTCGAGCAATGCGGCGTCGTCCTCGAGCTCGTCGCAAGTTCGCGTAGCGGAAGATTACCGCGACCAGCATCAACTTCAATTTCGACACCCGGAGCTAGAGCCTCCACAAATTGGCATGTCTTACCGAGGGAACACTAACCCATTGGCTTTTGATGACGCATCTACGGTGATTGGGGACGACGCGTGGTCTTGCATCATCGTCCTCCTTACCTTCTGGTTCTTCG TGTCAATGACTCTGA CTGGGGTTTATGGGCCTGCCAATTTAAGCCTCGGGCCTAATTCTTCCTTGCTTCTGCAACCTAACC TTTTTGTGCAATCTATAAAG GTGGAAGAATTAAATGAGTCAGCCGTTGGGCCAATGTTATATGGTTTTTATAAAACTCCACCGCTTGATTCTGTTACCACTTGGTCTGAAACTCGTAATGTCTCAATTCAAGTTGATTCTTACCAG GAGTGGGTATATTTCCTAAATGAGGGctctcaaataaatatttcttatagCGTGAACTCCCCGAGCTCCTCTGTTTTTCTCATTATTGCCGAAG GGAATGAAGGCCTTGCTCAATGGCTTGAGGACCCTACATATCCTAATACCACCTTATCATGGAACCTCATACATG GAAATGGTATGATTACACAGGAAATATTCAAGCCTTCTAGTTATTATGTTGCACTGGGCAACTTAAACACAGAGAAAGTGGag GTGCTGTTAAACCTCAGAGTAGAGGCTTATTTGTACAACACTACAGAGTCTTATTACAAGTGTTCTTTCACTGGTGGTTTGTgtgatttgggcattttatttccCAATGGAAATGCCGCTGTCTTAACCTCTCCTAGTACAGAACAG GGAAAAACCAGTGATGAGTGGCAAGTCAAATTGTCATATGGACCAAGATGGGCCACGTATATTGTTGGCATAG GTGTAATGTCCATGCTCATGTTCTTGGCCTTCAACTTCTTGAACAAGTTCCAATTTACCCATGAACGTAGAAGAGATGTTCAATATGGGGAAGTGGGATCTGAAAGAGCCCCTCTGCTTTCATACAAAGATGATGATCTCTCAAGTTGGGGTTCTTCGTATGATTCTCTGTCACATGATGAGGATGATATCGAGGACTTTCTTGCATTGGGTGCCCCTGGGAAGTCACTAGGAGATGGTGAAAACCGTAACAATACCCGACGTCTTTGTGCAATCTGCTTTGATGCTCCTAGGGACTGTTTTTTCCTTCCATGCGGGCATTGCGTGGCTTGTTTTGCATGTGGAACTAG GATAGCAGAGGCAGCTGGCACTTGCCCAGTCTGCCATAGGAACATGAAGAAAGTGAGAATGATTTTTACAGTTTAA